aaatattcaattaattgaGCGTGTGGTTAAGAAAGAAgctatatacatacatatatatatatatatatatatatatatatatatatatatatatatatatatatatatatatatatatatatatatatgagattaatttCAAAGATTCAAATGAGAAAAAATCAAAGATGTATTggagtttttcttaatttcactaACTAATCGGTATTGAGATCCAATTATAAAGACTAAAATTACCATCTACTCTATTTAAAAAGTGAAAGTTTTAAGAGTATACAAGTTAAAGACACTACCAAAGGAAGAAAAATTACAAACGTAGTCTTAAGAGTTCAAATGTCTTAAGTAAAGGTTTGAGTTTGAAATTTTTACTAGAACTAGAAGCCCACTAAAAAAGTAGTTAATCAAGgtcattaattttattaacaaataaatataaatatttgatactAACACCATGTTGTCATAAATAGGAAAATAAAGTTCTCCCGTTAAGGTGCTAAAAAGATATAGAGTCAAATgcgtatttaaatttaaatcctCCAATAAAGGGaagacaaatatatatattacgtgTTATAGAAACATCCAATATTTGTATTGGTTTGTTATGTTACGCCAGAAGAAAGTGCCCTCATGTATTTGAAATCAAACATTAACATAATTGTTGTTAAcataaaacatgaattcaagTGAGAATTACTAAAGAAAATGCTTCATTTTGGTAGGACAGTTAGGAGAGGGATGTCTGTGTGGTTGAGTTTGTCTACACATTTATAATAAACAGCTccacaaaaatatttaaccCTCGAAAAATACATCATTAAAATTAAGATCGTATTTAAGATATTATCagttttaaaatctaaaactaaTATCACCATTTTTTCCTATAAGAGAATGAAGGAAAGAGATGTTAGATGATGCTTTTGGTGTAGCAAGGCAAAATAAAGCTTAGTTGTTTCATAAAAAGTGTTCAGAATTAgcatataaatacttttatgtAGTACAACTTCAATAATTAATTGTGTGCAATAAGTATGCCTTTTGCCTTTCTAACATTCTCCTTATATAAAATTCGTCCTCGAGCAGCGCCAGAGAATAATGCTACATGCACTCCTCCAATTAGGGTCCCTTAATTCCATTTTAAGATGTATTACTCATCAAGTGTGTGTTGTAATGTGAACCAACGTGCGTGCCATTTTTTTATTGCTCCAAATTGCACATTAAACTTCATATATAACAACTGTTTGACGTTAATATTTATAAGCCAATTGCGTCCgaatttcaaaaggaaaaagaaaaaatttaagcAAAGAAAGTCGTAAATCATACTTGGATCAATCTCATCCCAGGAAaatgtcttttctttttctaattttagtcTCAGCATTAACAGAATGTGATTGGCTTGTATGGCATGGCATCAAGTTTCCACAATGCACTTTACAAGTCAACTTATTCTAATGAATCATTTTCGTCGTAATTAGCCTTTAAAACAAACcatcttttccatattttcctAGGAATCTATTGCGCTTGGCAAACCATATtcaaagggaagaaaaaaaaatattcttgtgGGAAAGCAAATCGCTGTCCACTATCCAGGATTTTAGGTCTCTTGTAGCCATTGATTAATCTTCACATAATATGCGGGGAGGGATTTTCCAGAATTGAAGGTGTGTtgaaatttgacaaaaattaaaactaagtCAGatcaacaatatataaataaaaacattcttAAATTCATAATGTTGTGCAGTTTTTGGTTGTAAACTAGTTGACAACTCACTCCCAAGAAAAACTTCACAATTCATGCAATTAATTATGCAATGACtcatattttatctataaatcTAACTCAAAAGTATGTATTCCAGATAAGAACATGTATGGTATGATGTTCATTCCTTTAACGGTGCTTATTCATGACTGCATGGATATAAGAAACTCATTTCCATGTGCAGTTGACCCCATTGTCAAGCTTTGTCTGGTACTGTGTTACTTGATTCTTTGTCAAGGACCAAACCCCACTTCAAAGCGTGTGCCGATGTTACCAAGAAATTTCTAGCAAACTTTTGGAAACGCTCTCTCCAATCCATAGACTTTTGGCATGCAAGACGCGTGGCTATCATCACTCACTTAACGGTTAATGACTTCAACCTCAAGGGTCTTTTATCTCTTTCAATCACCTTAATCTCATTCACATCAAAGTTGGAAAACAAAACGCTAATTAAGCATCATGTTTTACGCCACTGTGGAAAAAGGGTCTGTGATTTTCTGCTACAATATCAAGATCTAAACCTAAAACTAAGCAAATTATCAACTTCATTACCTCACCCctaatactttttatatatgCAATTAGAGCACTCTTCTTCTAACGGCATTGAGTAATCAATTGACAGATTGAATTCATATATTCTGAAAATGGAAAAAAGGAAATGACAACTGAGTCTAAGCTCTAAAACACGTTTTGCTCATTCATTAGTTCACCATTGTGCTGTACATGTATTGGGACAAAACTTCGAAGGAAAAAACACAAAAGGCACGAAAACCCATgaccttctttttctttgttgtgTACTGGTTCATCATCTCTCACATAACTCTCTTCATTCTAAGCCTTCTTGTTGTTGacgttgttattattattattattttgtttattttaactAGAAACTTCTTCCAAAAGCTTGTACCTTCTGACCTTATTCCTGAAGACCTGTTTGGTGGCACCACTCGACTTTGCGATATCTTCTGACCTGGTCCTCCTCAGTCTCTCTTCCAAGGCGCCGTTGGTGACTATTCTCTTACGGGTTGAAACCAGAACCGGTGAAGATTTTTGGGGGGATGTGGAGGCTGATGGTGATCTTGATGACTCCGGTGACTTTGGTTTCTTAATGGGTTTCTGAATTTGGAGATGAAGGATACCACTCCCTTTAACTCCCTTCTTCCACCCAATGTTTTTAGCACTGTTGTTGCTGCCAccattctttattttcttgatcCTGCTCTCACCATCGTTGTTCCAAATTGACGAGGAGGAATTCGAAGAATTGGTTGACTTCTCTTTGGTGTCCTCTCTCTGACTCAAACACCAATTGCAGGTTCCAACAGACTCTTTCTCGGGGTACAGATTGCTGCAGTATCTGCCAAATTATAGAAACACGAGGCTTAATTAATTTCGAAAGAATGAAATTAACAGACATACCCAAATGAAAAACCAGTGAGTCACGATTCCCTCATACAAACGGGACTAATCTATTAGCCTAGTTTTGTTGAGATatcaaatcaaaattcaaacGTTTGATAGAAGAAGTGTGTTAGTTTAGTATACGACAGTGTCTGGAACGTGACGaggaaaaatatattgttttgaaCATATGTACCCACCTGTGCTGAGATCTGAATTGGCAGACTTTGCAATGAAAAAGCTGATCAGAGAAACCAAGATCCCCACACATGCAACACTCTGTATTGGGTTGAGAGTGAGATGTTCCTTTGGTTGTCATGTTTTGGTGGTGTTTTTCATTGAGAGAGAGAAGATATTGATAATTGAGGAATGAATAGCTATGGGTGTATGGCCGCAGAAGAAAAGGCGAGGAGACCCACAAATGACAAAACAAAGTCCATATAAATAAAACACATGGACTTAGTTTCCGTGTGACCGTGTTTGTGAAGCTTGTTGTGTTGGGTtgtatttatatgtatattttaaatgaggCAATTTCGTGTAGCGGTAGGAaaggaaaattaattaataatggaGGCTGTTTGAGGAATGGCAAGGGGATAGATAGAGACATTCCTTCCAAGCTAGCTaccctttaaaaaaaataaaaaaaaaattaattgtaattgATTGGTTTGTGGGTTGGTCCAGATAGACCCCATGAATATGATATTGGAAAAGGGAGGGTCATGGTCATGGCCTAAGAGCCTCACCTGGCCTAGTCATAGACTCGTGAAGGAATGGTAGACGAGGACTTGTAATGCTAAAATGGAACATTGGTTGGTTAGGCCAAAAAGGCTAAGCACAATTAAGAGGAACCTTATCTAACACAATCAACTCACCATGCTTTTCTCCTTCCACATTCAGAGAACTACATAAtttctcaacttttttttttcttcataatgGATTTTTGCTACACCTTTTATAATTAAGAGATGCCGAGAGAAACTAGAGAGATACGATGGgaaaatacttataaaaagaTGACGTGAAAAAGTGTGTAAGAATAAGCTTACTAGTACACACCTCAATTTTTCATATCGTTTTTCTCACTTTCGTTACATGTTATAAGACGCGTGAAAATTCTTTTTCTGGAAGGGTATACACTCTCCATACGGAAAGAGAGATCAAAAAGGGGAAAGAAGAAATAAATGTTATGAATACTGTCTCATAACGATATGATAAAAATGGAGAAAGAATTATACGTATACATGACTGTTTTTAAAATTGGAAGGTGAAATAATTAGGCATGGTTAGAGGTGTACCAAAAATTATAACCAGTCAAGAATCAACAACCTCTACTTCCACGTAGTTTGCTCAATAATAAGAAAACACactaaattatatgtttaaggTATGAATATAAGTTATTCCTTTTATTCATGGATCAAagtgatatatatattaatattgttcACCATGGTGTCTCTTCaagataaatatgattttattcataagtACTTCATACTTATACAGGGATCTCACTAaacattcttattttttttaaggttagtattattttatttgaaagacAAAATATATTGTGATACACGAACTTATAAAGTAAATATcgtgataaattattttgaaacaaGTATATTTTGTGTCCATTGTGTAATCAAGAGACACCTCACTCTTCATCACCACAGACAATAATGGAAAGATCATATTAATTGAAACTATGAACACCAATAAATGTATCTTGACTTCCCAAGATCCAACTCAAAGGAATTTGAGAGGGCAAGTTGAACTACAAATTTGACCGAAAACCCAATTAACCCCTCCTCAAATTTCTTAGATATGAGTttagagaaaagaaatataaagaaaacatGTCAAAGAACTATGATTATAAGAAAATAGAATCCAATAATTTGAGTTTGATACGAAtgactaaaaacaaatataatctAACTTTCTTCTCAGACACCACACATGACACACAAATACTAGTGCAAAAGTATCTTTTTATGATCGGATATTGCATTGATTCCTTTAAaacaaattgtaaaaataaaagtcatattaattttgtaattagaaGGGGAAATATATAATTGGGTTCATCCTAGaatttatataagtttttatgCAATTGACttattacattaatgtaaaataattttaaaatgtgaaaCTACATTGGTTCTTATTACAACTGGTGTAGTATTGTCTTAAAATCACATAGTTTCGTTATCTCTACCAAACAATTTCgtgttttattttcatcactTCTCTCTTACGTGTAATTGTACATCTTCACATTCATTTCTGTTTTGGAGCTTCGTCTTTGTTCTTGTCACGttccttcatcatcatcttcatgtcgCTCGTGAATCCCATTGGTACTCATGGAAGGATTGCATTCTGATGTCTccactctttctctcttctttagAGTACTTATACATTGCTCTCAATCACCAGTCACAGAAAATGTGTCCAATGCTTCAAGAGTTTTGAGAGAGGGAACATTTCTTTTGAATTTCCTTCCAAAAGaacattgattttaaaaaatcaacacGCTAGAAGCTTGGACAACTCTCATTCTTCACCtagtgaagaaaaagttttagattcttagaaaaactaaattttccTAAATAGaatcttttcaaaaataaaaaggccttatttttttttgcttcttttgtgTATGCTTTTATCATATCAACAACTTTTTCAAATAAAGCTCAACTATCTTCTTCATAAAAccttttccaaaaacaaaaggccttttttctttgttcttttatttaggtctattttttttaataatactcctattttttatttgttgtaggTACATTCTTTATCCAAGAGGAGATCATCAAAGTTGTGCTTCCTCAAATATCTTTTCGATTTGAGGACATACCGTTTTCAAGACGGAAGGTGTAATGGAATCTGTTTTGGGAACTAAAGGAGATCCATGAAGggagtatcaacttaagctaaggctagGACATTAAGAAGAAGGACTTTCAAGCTTGTTCTTGTTGTCCCTTAAGCCTTAGAAGACTTTGGACCTCTCACAAAGAGCCATGGTcaaagaagatggaagaagaagatgaagctttAAGGATTCTACTCTTGTGGAGGATCAcattttagttttcttctttatcttaaaacactttttgtaaatatgtaatataGCTCACTTTTAGCCTTTTATTTGGCCAAGACACTTTGTTTAGCTTTGTTTAGAAGACTTGGTGGCTTTAAGAGAGAGTTAGCGCACCGTTAGGTCCTTAGTTAGAAGGTAGCACCTAAAATGGGCTAGAAATGGGTTAAAATGGTTTTGGAATGAGTTAGTTACAAGGAGACTTTTGCACTAAATGCTTTGATTATGTTAGTTACAAAGCATACGACTCATCACATTTAATATTTAGCCTCCTCATTTAATGCTTAGGCTCCTCATTTAATGTGAGACTCCTCAATAAATGATGGAAAGGCTCCTAAATATTCCATGTACTCTAACCTTCTCCTTCACCTATAAAAGGAAAGGCACCATTATGTAATTCTTAGAACATGATTGAATGTAAAGTTTTTTTACTAAAGTTACAAGACTTCTCTTCCTGAGTTCTCACCTTATAAAATTGTCTTCTTCTAGACTTTTCATACCTTCTCCTTCATGGTTGGACTAAGTTCCTAAAAAGACATCTACCAAGATCATAcaacaccaacatcttcatctATTCATCTTTATTTGCTTCCTCTACTTTCATTGATCATCATGGAGTTCATCTCTTTGAAGAAGCTTCATCAACTCATCATGGAGATAATCTTATGTTGAAGGAGCCTCCTCAAAGCAATCTTTGAGgtttctctcacttttcttctCAACTCGAAAAAATTTAGCAATGTGACTGGACTTATCACAATTGTAGCACTTTCTCGATCTGCATTCGTTTGCATAATGGCCACGCTTGTCACACTTAAAACACTTTAGTCTGACTGATCTTCTCAGCCTTTCTCTTGTCCTCGGTCATGCCAATTTTGCTAACCGGTTTACTCTTCGctatcattctcaaaattatcTCGGCCATGTACACCTCGTCCTTGGCGTCCACCTTCAGGAGCTCGGCTCTGAGGATTCTGAGTTTCATTCGAGTCAAACTGTGCCTTTAGTGCTTGATCGAGAAGTTCAACCCGTTCATCCCAACTCTTTCTCCTTTGTTCATGGGCTTCTAATGACCCAACAAGTCCATCCATTGTGAGAACTGACAAGTCCTTCAATTCTTCAATGGTGCACACGATATTTTCGAAATCTTTTGTGAGAGATCTCAAGATTTTTCCCACAACCCGGCTAGGTGGCATTTATTTACCACAAAAGAGGGCATTATCGACGACCCGAGTCCGTCAGAAACAACAAAAAGTCGTCGGTAATGCCTATTACCAACGGATTACTGACGGCCTACAGGTCGTTAGTAAATCGTTTGTCGCTAACCATTACCGACGGCCTTTGCCCTTCCAattttaccgaagggcaaaggCAAAGGCAGATGCTCTAGTttcattccactagtttagaTTATGAAATTTTTCATGACATCAAGTCAAACTAACCACTGATATTTCTACTAGAGAAGGACAGTTGAAAAGGAGATATCAAATGATATTGCATAATATGTTTGTAGTATTTTACATACGATAATTGTTGCCAAAACAAAGCTAAAACTACAGTAGGCTAATACAAGCCTATTACAAAtcaaaattacacaaaaaaaacaaaataacccAATCAATCCTATGCTACGGTCTAGTACTAGTTCAGTTACGGCCACAGTCCAAATCGACTTCTACTGAAGTTTTCACGTGCCTCCACTATTGCTTCTTGACAACTTCAAGCTTCTATCTTTTGTCCAATCCTACAAGACATATGAGCAAAGCTTCGATCAATATTCCCTTATAGCTAAAACAGAttgcacaaaaagatatagggcaataagaacttccctttctcGGTCTTGTTGTTTAATTGGTGCCTGATTGCTCTCAATTGTAACCTGCTGCACAAGTTTTCCAATTGTCATCAATCCCAAATCTACACAAATATTCACACCAGATTCAACAATTCACATAATCCAACAAATTGCATAACAAAAACAGTTTAAACAAACACTCCCTTAATTTTCTAATCTCCCATGTGAGGTGTTTCTGCTTCAGTAATCTTCTGCTCAAACGAATGATTCACTCAATTCAGCTCTGCACATCTAAGTCACACCACAATCCAATAAATACACATGAAAATGAACAGTTAACCAACTTCAAATTTGATATGATTCAAAACAAGAACTAAACAGGTTAAACATCAATCCAAGTTAGTCAAAATTGATGGACTAAACTGGTCTATCCAATGAACAAGAACAATGTGATACGATCATGCAATCAAAATTGGAAATGCAGTGCTTTAGTCACTTTGAATGAGATATGACAGTTTAATTAGGATGAAACTAAATGGCAATCAAGAATATACAATAATCAAACTGGAAAAATTGACATCAGCACATAAAtcaacaaacaaatttaaaagttgGAAGTGAATGTAGTAGTAGTAAACAATTTTAGTAAGTCAGCTTGACACACTCACCAGTTCTGACCATTCCAGCACTTTTAATAAGTCAATTTGAGATTATTTGGCTCATGTGAGTGACAGAAATCACAAAGTAAACTGAAATTACAAATTTGAAAGCTTACCCAACAATTTATGCATCAATTTGACTTAACTAAACCACAAACTCTGCAATTTCAGAATTAAAATAACTAGACAGCTTTGGAAATAACTTTTGGAAAGTGATTTTACACTGACTTCAACCCTAATCTAAGGCTATATATGAGTGACACTCAAATTGGAAATTGCAAAGAATtgagcacggtgaaaagctcacaaaatgaattaaatagTGATGTGTGTTTCTGGTTTAGCAACTGAGCTATACCAAGGCATTTCATTGCTCATTTGGTATGCCTAACCTTACATAACATCAACAAGATCCAAACAACTTTGAACACACGTCAACAGATTTAAATGAACTCATATTTGCAGAAATAGATTGCATTTAGTGATAAGAAATGGTATTAAAAACTATGCACTGGCTCACATCACCAAGGCTAGATTTATCATCTCACTGCCTTTCTTTGGTTGATATAAGACACACGCAAATCACTGAATCAGACCAACACAGTTTCAAAGCAGTTTAACAATGATTTTAGCACAATTGAAGAAAACTGCATCAACTAATTACTCAACACATGACCATTAAACAAAACTGAACTTGGATTTCAAAAGAACatttcactagtacaaaaacaacatacaacgtcgaatattttagGTCTTTCACGTCAAATTcgagaacgacgtcatatcgAGAGACATTAAATTGACATCGAAGTTAAAAAACTtgactttaaatttaacatcGAATTTAACAATaaacgacgttaatcaatttttttatttttttaattaattgtgatccttttttacaactctatgagaactgaaaagcagaaaaacaacaaatttcagtttttggaattttgtaaagcatgaactatgaacgtgtaatatagtatcaacaacaaacaataatgaaaaacaacaaacaagttcaatcaaacaacaaacaagttcaacaaataagttttcaaaacaaaaacgaaaactaaccttggtTCATCGGAAGAAAGTGTTGCcacaagtgagagagaaagcagaatgtgcctatgaaggacaagaacacgaaaataatcggtcaaaacaaacgaaaatcatacctaaagtagtaaattaacatgcatttatatcaaatgaaagaaagattacatgtgatggtcatCAAACTCCGTTAGAGAAAAGTTTGAACAGAGAAGAGgatctcgcgcgctaagataaagtgaatgaattttcaatctcccgctcaaatttttattgaattcactaaccttttgacgtctaacgctggggcattagacgttttatatctttttacgtcgaattacaattctaaacgacgtttaataattgcatttatttacaacaatgccaccgatcatttttaacgttggttattgaCTAGTTCGACGTTGAACGTGTGatgttatacgttgtttttgcactagtgtttgagtcaaaaataaaatgcaccgatttaaaatgatgaaacattgaCTCGAAGCACACAAAACGCACATACACAAAACTATAGAATCCTAAACACGAAACTCATAACAGTAAAGACAAACACTCAAGACAAATGACTCGAAACAGACTTACAATTCAGAAAATGGAGAACGACCAACGCACATATTGAATCAAT
This window of the Vigna angularis cultivar LongXiaoDou No.4 chromosome 7, ASM1680809v1, whole genome shotgun sequence genome carries:
- the LOC108337164 gene encoding uncharacterized protein LOC108337164 codes for the protein MTTKGTSHSQPNTECCMCGDLGFSDQLFHCKVCQFRSQHRYCSNLYPEKESVGTCNWCLSQREDTKEKSTNSSNSSSSIWNNDGESRIKKIKNGGSNNSAKNIGWKKGVKGSGILHLQIQKPIKKPKSPESSRSPSASTSPQKSSPVLVSTRKRIVTNGALEERLRRTRSEDIAKSSGATKQVFRNKVRRYKLLEEVSS